From Ipomoea triloba cultivar NCNSP0323 chromosome 5, ASM357664v1, the proteins below share one genomic window:
- the LOC116019334 gene encoding pentatricopeptide repeat-containing protein At4g25270, chloroplastic yields the protein MTIQSTSLCVNSSCSLYLAKENPQKRHKHRQRDNLKSKFQKPLSTPLLVNSRNQPQSKFQALDKILGDIEASFNNGVEIDDPSIFASLLEACFHLQAFNHSARIHRLVPQKLLRKNIGISSKLLRLYAADGRVEDAHQLFDQMRHRYSSAFPWNSLILGYVNKGLFEDALALYFQMVEEGVEPDLHTFPRVLKACAGIGLIQVGEEVHRHVIRWGFGNDRFVLNTLVDMYAKCGDIIKARRIFDQIAEKDLVSWNSMLVGYVRHDLILEALDIFQSMLHDGFKPDSVSVSALLSRELPLKLGPQIHGWVLRQGIEWNLSIANSLLVLYSNSLNNLKQTRWLFENMPERDVVSWNSIIAAHSKGREALAYFQEMVSSGAMPDGITFVSLLSVCAHLGLVEDGERIFTLMREWYKIKPVMEHYACLVNLYARAGLITKAYDLIANNMEFEAGPTVWGALLYGCSLCGNADIGEIVANHLFELEPDNEHNFELLVKTYRKAGLIEDAERVIQMMIDRGFDLQI from the coding sequence ATGACCATACAATCAACCTCCCTATGTGTAAATTCATCTTGTTCACTTTACTTGGCAAAAGAAAACCCCCAAAAACGTCATAAACATAGACAAAGAGACAACCTCAAATCCAAATTCCAGAAACCATTATCTACACCCTTGTTAGTGAACTCAAGAAATCAGCCCCAATCAAAATTCCAAGCTCTTGATAAAATCCTGGGTGACATTGAGGCCTCATTCAACAATGGTGTTGAGATTGATGACCCTAGCATCTTTGCTTCTCTTCTTGAGGCCTGCTTCCATTTACAAGCCTTCAATCACAGTGCAAGAATCCACCGCCTCGTTCCCCAGAAGCTCTTGCGTAAAAACATTGGCATTTCATCAAAGTTGCTCAGGCTCTATGCCGCGGATGGGCGGGTTGAGGATGCTCACCAGCTGTTTGATCAAATGCGTCACAGATATTCTTCAGCGTTTCCATGGAATTCTCTTATATTGGGGTATGTGAATAAGGGGTTATTTGAGGATGCCCTGGCACTTTACTTTCAGATGGTGGAGGAGGGTGTGGAGCCAGACTTGCACACTTTTCCTCGTGTCCTCAAGGCTTGTGCAGGCATTGGACTGATCCAAGTTGGGGAGGAAGTTCATCGTCATGTCATTCGTTGGGGATTTGGGAATGACAGGTTTGTTCTTAATACTCTTGTTGATATGTATGCTAAGTGTGGTGATATCATTAAAGCTAGGAGAATCTTTGATCAAATTGCAGAGAAAGACTTAGTTTCATGGAACTCAATGCTTGTTGGTTATGTTAGGCATGACCTTATACTAGAGGCATTGGATATATTTCAATCTATGTTACATGATGGCTTTAAGCCAGACTCTGTCTCTGTATCAGCCTTACTAAGCAGGGAATTGCCTCTAAAACTCGGACCCCAAATCCATGGATGGGTTCTTCGTCAGGGGATTGAATGGAATTTATCAATTGCAAACTCTCTGCTCGTTTTGTATTCTAATAGTCTAAACAATCTCAAGCAAACGAGATGGTTGTTTGAGAATATGCCTGAAAGGGATGTGGTGTCATGGAACTCAATAATTGCAGCTCATTCTAAGGGCCGAGAAGCGCTTGCTTACTTCCAAGAGATGGTAAGTTCCGGTGCCATGCCAGATGGAATCACATTTGTGTCATTACTGTCTGTGTGTGCTCATTTGGGGTTGGTAGAAGATGGTGAGAGGATATTCACTCTGATGAGAGAATGGTACAAAATCAAGCCTGTTATGGAACACTATGCTTGCCTGGTTAATCTGTATGCAAGAGCTGGACTTATAACCAAAGCTTATGACTTGATCGCGAATAATATGGAGTTCGAGGCTGGTCCGACCGTTTGGGGAGCGTTGCTCTATGGTTGCTCCCTTTGTGGCAATGCTGATATCGGGGAGATTGTCGCGAACCATCTTTTCGAATTGGAGCCGGATAATGAGCATAATTTTGAGCTTTTGGTGAAGACTTATCGTAAAGCTGGTCTCATAGAGGATGCAGAGAGAGTAATACAGATGATGATAGACAGAGGTTTTGATTTGCAGATATGA
- the LOC116019154 gene encoding probable UMP-CMP kinase 2, protein MWRRLTAFSPRFLSSSSKLSHLLQVPAANGLKSWQGFCTEIHNQAEGGICSRKTTPFIAFVLGGPGSGKGTQCHRIVDNFGFTHISAGELLRKEMDSNSEYSAMIQKIMKEGAIAPSEVTVKLLRKAIESGENDRFLIDGFPRSEENRIAYEKIFGAEPNCVLFFDCPEDVMIKRVLNRNEGRLDDNEETVRARLKTFRAVSFPVIEYYAKKGKLYKIDGTGTEDEIFEQVYPIFSAFR, encoded by the exons ATGTGGAGGCGGCTCACTGCATTTTCTCCACGATTTTTGTCTTCATCGTCTAAGCTTTCTCATCTTCTCCAG GTTCCAGCAGCTAATGGGTTGAAAAGTTGGCAAGGGTTTTGTACAGAGATTCATAATCAG GCAGAAGGTGGAATCTGTTCCAGAAAAACAACCCCGTTCATAGCTTTTGTTCTGG GGGGTCCAGGCAGTGGAAAAGGTACTCAATGTCATAGAATTGTTGATAACTTTGGATTCACACACATCAGTGCTGGAGAACTGTTGAGGAAAGAAATGGATTCAAATAGTGAATATAG TGCCATGATTCAGAAGATCATGAAGGAAGGGGCAATTGCTCCATCAGAAGTGACTGTCAAGTTACTTCGAAAGGCTATTGAGTCAGGTGAAAATGATAGGTTTCTCATTGATGGTTTCCCAAGGAGTGAAGAGAACCGAATAGCGTATGAGAAAATT TTTGGCGCTGAACCAAATTGTGTGCTTTTTTTCGACTGCCCTGAAGATGTGATGATCAAACGAGTACTAAACCGTAATGAG GGGCGACTAGATGACAATGAAGAAACAGTAAGGGCGCGCCTGAAAACATTTAGAGCTGTGAGTTTTCCTGTAATTGAGTACTATGCTAAGAAAGGGAAGCTTTACAAG ATCGATGGTACCGGAACAGAAGATGAGATATTTGAACAAGTCTACCCCATTTTTTCTGCATTTAG GTGA